The Pan paniscus chromosome 15, NHGRI_mPanPan1-v2.0_pri, whole genome shotgun sequence genome includes a window with the following:
- the VRTN gene encoding vertnin, with amino-acid sequence MTSRNQLVQKVLQELQEAVECEGLEGLIGAALEAKQVLSSFTLPTCREGGPGLQVLEVDSVALSLYPEDAPRNMLPLVCKGEGSLLFEAASMLLWGDAGLSLELRARTVVEMLLHRHYYLQGMIDSKVMLQAVRYSLCSEESPEMTSLPPATLEAIFDADVKASCFPSSFSNVWHLYALASVLQRNIYSIYPMRNLKIRPYFNRVIRPRRCDHVPSTLHIMWAGQPLTSHFFRHQYFAPVVGLEEVEAEGAPGVAPALPALAPLSSPAKTLELLNREPGLSYSHLCERYSVTKSTFYRWRRQSQEHRQKVAARFSAKHFLQDSFHRGGVVPLQQFLQRFPEISRSTYYAWKHELLGSGTCPALPPTEVLGMEELEKLPEEQVAEEELECSALAVSSPGMVLMQRAKLYLEHCISLNTLVPYRCFKRRFPGISRSTYYNWRRKALRRNPSFKPAPALSAAGTPQPASVGEGAVIPWKSEAEEGAGNATGEDPPAPGELLPLRMPLSRWQRRLRRAARRQVLSGHLPFCRFRLRYPSLSPSAFWVWKSLARGWPRGLSKLQVPVPTLGKGGQEAEEKQEKEAGRDVTAVMAPPVGASSEDVEGGPSREGALQEGATAQGQPHSGPLLSQPVVAAAGGRDGRMLVMDMIATTKFKAQAKLFLQKRFQSKSFPSYKEFSALFPLTARSTYYMWKRALYDGLTLVDG; translated from the coding sequence ATGACTTCTCGGAACCAGCTGGTGCAGAAGGTGCTGCAGGAGCTGCAGGAAGCAGTGGAGTGCGAAGGCCTGGAGGGTCTCATAGGTGCTGCCTTGGAGGCCAAGCAGGTCCTGTCTTCCTTCACTCTCCCCACCTGCCGGGAGGGAGGCCCTGGCCTCCAGGTGCTGGAAGTGGACTCGGTGGCCCTGAGCCTGTATCCAGAAGATGCTCCACGGAACATGCTGCCGCTGGTGTGCAAGGGGGAGGGCAGCCTGCTGTTCGAGGCGGCCAGCATGCTGCTGTGGGGTGACGCAGGCCTCAGCCTGGAGCTGCGGGCCCGCACCGTGGTAGAGATGCTGCTGCACAGACACTACTACCTCCAGGGCATGATCGACTCCAAAGTGATGCTGCAGGCCGTGCGCTACTCCCTGTGCTCTGAGGAGTCCCCTGAGATGACCAGCTTGCCCCCTGCCACACTGGAGGCCATCTTCGATGCTGACGTCAAGGCCTCCTGTTTCCCCAGCAGCTTCTCCAACGTGTGGCACTTGTATGCTCTCGCCTCTGTCCTCCAGCGGAACATCTACTCCATCTACCCCATGCGCAACCTCAAGATCCGGCCCTACTTCAACCGTGTCATCCGGCCCCGCCGCTGCGACCACGTGCCCTCCACGCTGCACATCATGTGGGCTGGCCAGCCCCTCACCAGCCACTTCTTCCGCCACCAGTACTTTGCCCCTGTGGTGGGGCTGgaagaggtggaggctgaaggTGCCCCTGGCGTGGCCCCAGCTCTTCCAGCCTTGGCCCCACTGTCATCGCCGGCCAAGACCCTGGAGCTGCTCAACCGTGAACCTGGCCTCAGCTACTCTCACCTCTGTGAGCGCTACAGCGTCACCAAGAGCACCTTCTACCGCTGGCGGCGGCAGTCCCAGGAGCACCGGCAGAAGGTTGCTGCCCGCTTCTCCGCCAAGCACTTCCTGCAGGACAGCTTCCACCGGGGGGGCGTCGTGCCACTTCAGCAGTTCCTCCAGCGGTTCCCGGAGATCTCCCGCTCAACCTACTATGCCTGGAAGCATGAGCTGCTGGGCTCTGGCACCTGCCCGGCCTTGCCCCCCACGGAGGTGCTGGGCATGGAGGAGCTAGAGAAGCTGCCGGAGGAGCAGGTGGCTGAGGAGGAGCTGGAGTGCTCCGCACTGGCGGTGTCAAGCCCTGGAATGGTCTTAATGCAGCGGGCCAAGTTGTACCTGGAGCATTGCATCTCCCTGAACACACTGGTACCCTATCGCTGCTTCAAACGCAGGTTCCCTGGCATCTCACGGTCCACCTATTATAATTGGCGGCGAAAGGCCCTCCGGAGGAACCCCAGCTTCAAGCCGGCACCAGCCCTCTCTGCTGCTGGGACTCCCCAGCCAGCATCTGTTGGGGAAGGGGCTGTAATTCCTTGGAAGAGTGAGGCGGAAGAGGGGGCAGGGAATGCCACAGGTGAGGACCCTCCCGCCCCCGGGGAGCTCCTGCCACTAAGGATGCCCCTGTCCCGTTGGCAGAGGCGTCTGCGCAGGGCTGCCCGCAGGCAGGTGCTGAGTGGGCATCTCCCTTTCTGCCGCTTCCGCCTCCGCTACCCCAGCCTGTCACCTTCTGCCTTTTGGGTCTGGAAGAGTCTTGCTCGGGGTTGGCCCAGAGGCCTGTCCAAACTTCAGGTGCCGGTCCCTACCTTGGGCAAAGGggggcaggaggctgaggagaagcaGGAGAAGGAGGCTGGCAGGGATGTGACAGCTGTGATGGCCCCACCTGTGGGGGCTTCTTCAGAAGATGTAGAGGGAGGGCCTTCCAGAGAGGGGGCCCTGCAGGAGGGGGCCACAGCCCAGGGCCAGCCCCACAGTGGGCCCTTGCTGAGCCAACCTGTGGTGGCAGCAGCGGGTGGCAGGGATGGCCGGATGCTGGTGATGGACATGATCGCTACCACGAAGTTCAAGGCCCAGGCCAAGCTGTTCTTGCAGAAGCGCTTCCAGTCCAAGAGCTTTCCCTCCTACAAGGAGTTCAGTGCCCTCTTTCCCCTCACTGCCCGCTCCACATACTACATGTGGAAGCGAGCCCTCTATGACGGCCTGACCCTGGTAGATGGCTGA